The Dromaius novaehollandiae isolate bDroNov1 chromosome 3, bDroNov1.hap1, whole genome shotgun sequence genome includes the window CGTCCTGGGTGCCTCTCACACAGCTGGCACACTGGGCATCCTGGCTGCCTCGTGCACATCTAGCACGCTGGGCATCCCGGCTGCCTCCCGCACATCTGGTGCACCGGGAGCCCCAGATGTGTCCCACACATCTGGCGCGCTGGGCATCCCAGCTGCCTCCCGCACATCTGGCACTCTGGGCGCCCTAGCTGCCTCCGGCACATCTGGCGCGCTGGTCATCCCGGGTGTCTCCCGCACATCTGGCGCCGAGCCGCCGCGCGTGGCGGGACCGGctgaggcggcggggcgggctcgGCGGCTCTGCGCGGGCCTCGGCGCGGCACCCCGGGCCGCTCGGTGCCGCGGCgtccccgccccggccggccgccgccggggctctgCTCGGGGacctgcgcggccgccgccgcccccgcgcgggaGGCACCCGctggccgcggcgctgccgctcGCCGTCGCCTCCTTTTCCAGGCGAAACCTCCCGCCCCCGCTCCGCGGCCCCGGGCCGCTTcccgccggcctcccccgccGTGCGGCGGGCGCCctccgcggcgggccgggccgggccggggcggccatgggcagcggcagcagccggcggcggggccggggcgcgggggcggcggggggggcggcggcgggccggggcggcggcgccccccgcgggccgggcgcggcggcggcggcggcggagcgggagctgctggagacGGTGCTGGCGGAgtgcgaggaggcggcggcgctgcccccgcccggggccgcggggcgctgcgcggcggcggcgggcggcggcgccgggcccccgcccgACCCGGCGGTAAGTgtcggccgcggccccggctgcgcGGGGAAACCCGCGTGAGGGGCAGCTGCGAGGCAGGAGCCGTCCTGTACTGTGCCCGGCTCACGcccggctgccccagctgctggggaCTGCTGCAGCCATTGCCTAGCCAGAATCTGAACTGCGCTGAGCTGTCTTTATCTTTGCTGGCAAGTCGTTCCTGTGGCTGTTTAATTGCTGCTCTTCTTTCCATTCTCTATCTCCAGTTCAAGGAAAACATCCTTCTGAAAACAGAAGGCCGTCGTGGTCTCAGATTTCTCTATGCTACtaaaagtttcttttcctccatcaGCTTGCAGAAATATCTCAGTATTATGATATAAAGTGTGGCTCGTGCTTTTCCCTTGGTAGGTCTTACAAACAGGAGTTTTAAAACATGAACGTAAAACTGCCATTTAATGTTTGCCAATCCACTGCAATTACGGTCTTACTCTTCTTAAAGAGTCATTTTgatctttttctgtttaacaAATAATGGATTTTCCTGAATAGAGCTGAGATTAATGGGTTTTTTCCCAATCCAAAGGTAACAGCAGCATCTATATCATCTGATTATGAGGCCAAAAAGCACCAGCATCTTTGATGTCAGCTCAGCTTTGGAAGCTGCTTTCTGTTTGTTAGATAAATGATGCTCCAGGCAGATACACAAGAACCCTAAGACTCAATTAATagatttaaaaatggaaacaaatattCAGAATCCAGGACTTTCTGCCTTGCCTGCCTTAGTTTTGCTCCCTTTAGAATTATTCAGTTTCCATTGCCGAACTCCATATCCACAGGATAATGATAACTttgataaaaaataatttcacctTTAGAAAACTTGGTGGCGGTTCAGCATGAAAACCCTTTTTgtaaaagttttaagaaaaacctgaaagaaagaaagatttggaaATAGAAAAGCAGAGGTCTTGTACTGGCATAtactttctttgctcttttaacTCCAAACCCTCTTGTAGCAAGAACTGGAGCTAAGTCCAG containing:
- the LOC135327810 gene encoding cystin-1-like; translated protein: MGSGSSRRRGRGAGAAGGAAAGRGGGAPRGPGAAAAAAERELLETVLAECEEAAALPPPGAAGRCAAAAGGGAGPPPDPAALSTRSLRDTENNNVDNECSQGNNKKPEGQSTISYDYSEEELMMKHKTHQMKSSHILHKCKRKQQDTS